A genomic stretch from Campylobacter lari subsp. concheus includes:
- the exbB gene encoding TonB-system energizer ExbB, whose protein sequence is MEFLKTYIDLIIFIVLGIMAFIAIWCTIERILFFRKIKLNDYQCQEKFDDAISENLTMLYIIYTNAPYVGLLGTVVGIMITFYDMGASGNIDVKSIVIGLSLALKATALGILVAIPSLMAYNGLLRKISTLSNAYRIFKDKNA, encoded by the coding sequence ATGGAATTTTTAAAAACTTATATTGACTTAATTATATTTATTGTTTTAGGGATAATGGCATTTATTGCCATATGGTGCACTATAGAACGTATATTGTTTTTTAGAAAAATTAAGCTAAATGATTACCAGTGTCAAGAAAAATTTGATGATGCAATTAGTGAAAACCTCACCATGCTTTATATTATTTACACTAATGCTCCTTATGTAGGACTTTTGGGAACTGTAGTGGGAATTATGATTACATTTTACGACATGGGTGCAAGTGGGAATATTGATGTTAAATCTATTGTTATTGGTTTATCATTGGCATTAAAGGCTACAGCATTAGGAATTTTAGTTGCTATCCCTTCTTTAATGGCTTACAATGGGCTACTTAGAAAAATATCAACTTTGAGTAATGCATATCGTATTTTTAAGGATAAAAATGCTTAA
- the rho gene encoding transcription termination factor Rho: MENTKEKKQHQRTHIPVEGYKIEDLKLLDLESLVKIANEAEIENPREFRRQDLIFEILKAQTKKGGFILFTGILEISPEGYGFLRGMDSNLSDSVNDAYVSNSQIRKFALRVGDIVTGQVREPKDQEKYYALLKIEAINYLPLKEARERPLFDNLTPIFPTEKIKLEYDPLKLTGRMLDLFAPIGKGQRSLIVAPPRTGKTELMKELATAIAKNHPEAHLIVLLVDERPEEVTDMQRCVKGEVFSSTFDLPAYNHVRVAELVIEKAKRMVETGKDVIILLDSITRLARAYNTATPSSGKVLSGGVDANALHKPKRFFGAARNIEHGGSLTIIATALIETGSRMDEVIFEEFKGTGNSEIVLDRNISDRRIYPAINIIKSGTRKEELLQGVEKLQKIWAIRSAISQMDDIEALKFLYSKMLKTKSNEELLSIMNE, encoded by the coding sequence ATGGAAAATACAAAAGAAAAAAAACAACACCAAAGAACACACATTCCAGTGGAAGGTTATAAGATAGAAGATTTAAAGTTGCTTGATCTAGAAAGCTTAGTTAAAATTGCTAATGAAGCAGAAATAGAAAACCCAAGAGAATTTAGAAGGCAAGATCTTATTTTTGAAATTCTAAAAGCACAAACCAAAAAAGGCGGCTTTATACTCTTTACAGGAATTTTAGAAATTTCACCTGAAGGCTATGGCTTTTTGCGTGGAATGGATTCAAATTTAAGCGATAGTGTAAATGATGCTTATGTATCAAACTCACAAATTCGCAAATTTGCTCTGCGTGTTGGAGATATAGTTACCGGTCAAGTTAGAGAACCAAAAGATCAAGAAAAATACTATGCTTTGTTAAAAATTGAAGCGATTAATTATCTTCCATTAAAAGAAGCTAGAGAAAGACCTTTATTTGACAATCTTACTCCAATTTTTCCAACTGAAAAAATCAAATTAGAATACGATCCTTTAAAACTAACAGGTAGAATGCTTGATTTATTTGCCCCTATAGGAAAAGGCCAAAGAAGCTTAATCGTAGCACCTCCAAGAACTGGTAAAACTGAGCTAATGAAAGAACTAGCTACTGCTATTGCTAAAAATCACCCAGAGGCTCATTTGATTGTACTTTTAGTAGATGAGCGCCCTGAAGAAGTTACAGATATGCAAAGATGTGTTAAAGGTGAGGTTTTTAGCTCTACTTTTGACTTACCTGCTTATAATCATGTTAGAGTAGCTGAACTTGTTATAGAAAAAGCAAAAAGGATGGTAGAAACAGGTAAAGATGTCATTATCTTACTTGATTCTATTACAAGATTAGCAAGAGCTTATAATACTGCTACTCCAAGTAGCGGTAAGGTTTTAAGCGGCGGGGTCGATGCAAATGCCTTACATAAACCAAAACGCTTTTTTGGTGCAGCTAGAAATATAGAACACGGTGGCTCATTAACCATTATAGCAACTGCTTTGATAGAAACAGGTTCAAGAATGGATGAAGTAATTTTTGAAGAATTTAAAGGAACAGGAAATAGTGAAATCGTTCTTGATAGAAATATTTCAGACAGAAGAATTTACCCTGCAATTAACATCATAAAATCAGGTACTAGAAAAGAAGAATTGCTCCAAGGTGTTGAAAAACTTCAAAAAATTTGGGCAATTAGATCAGCTATTTCACAAATGGATGATATAGAAGCATTAAAATTTTTATACTCTAAAATGCTAAAAACCAAAAGCAATGAAGAGTTATTATCTATCATGAATGAGTAG
- a CDS encoding energy transducer TonB family protein, with translation MKTFINNHKNQSFFITLFLFLPLFFVFIYTKNFLHIQHNSSKEEKFNIAIKQFLQDSPRAKTKQPKQEKVKKLEQTKEKSVIQPKKVNTLANIKITNQLNEEIKPQKTLTQEKNTPITSQESIFLTNNNELLKEIKQAIDEALIYPRQAKKMRMSGEILAEFTWTKDKNLLNLKILKPSKYKLLNDSALETIRIASKNFPQYEKTFHIRIPLIYKIN, from the coding sequence ATGAAAACATTTATAAATAATCATAAAAATCAATCCTTTTTTATCACTTTATTTCTCTTTTTGCCTTTATTTTTTGTTTTTATTTATACTAAGAATTTTTTGCATATACAACATAACTCTTCAAAAGAAGAAAAATTTAATATAGCTATAAAACAATTTTTACAAGATTCCCCTAGAGCAAAAACCAAACAGCCTAAACAAGAAAAAGTAAAAAAGCTAGAACAAACAAAAGAAAAGTCTGTTATTCAACCTAAAAAAGTAAATACTTTAGCTAATATCAAGATAACAAATCAATTAAATGAAGAAATAAAACCTCAAAAAACTTTAACCCAAGAAAAAAACACTCCAATAACTTCTCAAGAAAGCATATTTTTAACTAATAACAATGAACTTTTAAAAGAAATCAAACAAGCTATAGATGAAGCTTTAATCTATCCTAGGCAAGCCAAAAAAATGCGAATGAGTGGTGAAATTTTAGCAGAATTCACATGGACTAAAGATAAAAATCTATTAAACTTAAAAATATTAAAACCATCAAAATATAAATTATTGAACGATAGTGCCTTAGAAACTATACGTATAGCGTCCAAGAATTTTCCACAATATGAAAAAACTTTTCATATAAGAATACCATTAATATATAAAATAAACTAA
- a CDS encoding DNA polymerase III subunit gamma/tau gives MLQALAVKYRPKNFNELVGQNTVSTSLKYALENNRLAHAYLFSGLRGSGKTSSARIFSRALVCENGPSANPCGECSQCLSSLNGSNIDIIEMDAASHRSLEDIQELIEQVKYAPSLARFKIFIIDEVHMLTPQAANALLKTLEEPPSYVKFILATTDPLKLPATVLSRTQHFRFKQISTHDILNHLEWVLENENINYEKEALKLIARSGNGSLRDTLTLLDQAIVYCQNDIQTQKITAMLGFLDPAKIEGFYQAILANDKDKVLEFLKEFEDYEASNIIDEMIFFLKEAFFAKNNLFSMLIYERFFRILSRAKTMLNSSDDDSFVLCVMAFMLIEATYLKSIDEAIKSSKQDRMPNPKQQEIPSIQQTLKEEKLSPYENLLKAIYKRDYDLAEVFKKTTQFVSFEDDILSISSHAKDDDRIVLNNGFKLIKTLLHELFGEKTQIKIQKIETIDTQKLQDIFKTPIKQEVKSTPNLNEHFENFKKDAKKYNPKDETKEALNKLFGSPIIQN, from the coding sequence ATGCTTCAAGCTCTTGCTGTTAAATACAGACCAAAAAATTTCAATGAACTTGTAGGGCAAAATACTGTTTCTACAAGCTTAAAATATGCTCTTGAAAATAACCGTTTAGCGCACGCTTACTTATTCTCAGGGTTACGCGGAAGCGGAAAGACTTCAAGTGCAAGAATTTTTTCAAGAGCTCTAGTATGTGAAAATGGACCAAGTGCTAACCCTTGTGGTGAATGTTCTCAATGTTTATCTTCACTTAATGGCTCTAATATAGACATTATAGAAATGGATGCTGCAAGCCATAGAAGCTTAGAAGATATACAAGAGCTTATCGAGCAAGTCAAATATGCTCCATCTTTAGCTAGGTTTAAAATTTTTATTATCGATGAAGTGCATATGCTCACCCCACAAGCTGCAAATGCTTTGCTTAAAACCTTAGAAGAACCACCAAGTTATGTAAAATTTATACTAGCAACAACCGATCCCTTAAAACTTCCTGCCACAGTTCTTTCAAGAACACAGCATTTTAGATTTAAGCAAATTTCTACTCATGATATCTTAAATCATCTTGAGTGGGTTTTGGAAAACGAAAATATCAATTATGAAAAAGAAGCTTTAAAACTCATTGCAAGAAGTGGAAATGGTTCTTTAAGAGATACTCTGACCTTACTAGATCAAGCCATAGTATATTGTCAAAATGATATACAAACACAAAAAATCACTGCGATGCTAGGCTTTTTAGATCCAGCTAAAATTGAAGGATTTTATCAAGCTATTTTAGCTAATGATAAAGATAAAGTTCTTGAGTTTTTAAAAGAATTTGAAGATTATGAAGCAAGCAATATTATTGATGAGATGATATTTTTTTTAAAAGAAGCATTTTTTGCCAAAAATAATCTTTTTTCTATGTTAATTTATGAAAGATTTTTTAGAATTCTTTCACGCGCTAAGACTATGTTAAATTCTAGTGATGATGATAGTTTTGTGCTTTGCGTTATGGCTTTCATGCTTATAGAGGCAACTTATCTAAAAAGCATTGATGAGGCTATTAAAAGTTCAAAACAAGATAGAATGCCAAATCCAAAACAACAAGAAATTCCTTCTATTCAACAAACCCTTAAAGAAGAAAAGCTTAGTCCTTATGAAAATCTCTTAAAAGCAATATATAAAAGAGATTATGACTTAGCTGAAGTTTTCAAAAAAACCACGCAGTTTGTTTCTTTTGAAGATGATATTTTAAGTATTAGCTCACATGCTAAAGATGATGATAGAATAGTTTTAAACAATGGTTTTAAATTAATCAAAACATTACTTCATGAGCTTTTTGGAGAAAAAACACAAATTAAAATCCAAAAAATAGAAACCATAGATACTCAAAAACTACAAGATATATTCAAAACTCCCATAAAACAAGAAGTAAAAAGCACTCCGAATTTAAATGAGCATTTTGAAAATTTTAAAAAAGACGCTAAAAAATACAATCCTAAAGACGAAACCAAAGAAGCTCTTAATAAACTCTTTGGTTCCCCAATAATACAAAATTAA
- the exbD gene encoding TonB system transport protein ExbD: protein MLKLPKNEGLNIIPFIDIMLVLLAIILSISTFIAHGEIKINLPQSEHSNSINENKNKVSILIDKENKFYIDKKAISLEEIKVKFNTIDSKTLVELKSDKEAKFESFVKIIDILKNKNHENFQILTEQKR, encoded by the coding sequence ATGCTTAAACTACCAAAAAATGAAGGTTTAAACATCATTCCTTTTATAGACATAATGCTTGTTTTACTAGCTATTATTTTAAGCATATCCACTTTTATCGCGCATGGTGAAATCAAAATCAATCTACCACAAAGTGAACATTCAAATTCCATAAATGAAAACAAAAACAAAGTGAGCATTTTGATTGATAAAGAAAATAAATTTTATATCGATAAAAAAGCAATCTCCCTAGAAGAAATAAAAGTAAAATTTAACACTATAGATTCTAAAACATTAGTAGAGTTAAAAAGTGATAAAGAAGCAAAATTTGAAAGTTTTGTAAAAATTATTGATATTTTAAAAAATAAAAATCATGAAAATTTTCAAATTTTAACAGAGCAAAAAAGATGA
- a CDS encoding DUF411 domain-containing protein yields MKKIISVLALSSIALIGGDKLLNIYESPTCGCCDLWANYMKDKGYKVQIHKSEDFLKIKEKMNIQPMYQSCHTGVIDGYAIEGHVPEDAVAWLLKNKPEDVIGISAPGMPQGSPGMEQGYEEEYPVVLMLKNGDYKIYGIYKGHNLITTN; encoded by the coding sequence ATGAAAAAAATTATTAGTGTTTTAGCATTATCAAGTATAGCTTTAATTGGTGGAGATAAATTATTGAATATTTATGAAAGTCCTACTTGTGGATGTTGTGATCTTTGGGCTAATTATATGAAAGATAAAGGCTATAAAGTGCAAATACATAAAAGCGAGGATTTTTTAAAAATAAAAGAAAAAATGAATATTCAACCTATGTATCAAAGTTGCCATACCGGTGTGATTGATGGTTATGCCATAGAAGGACATGTTCCTGAAGATGCAGTTGCTTGGCTTTTGAAAAATAAACCTGAAGATGTTATAGGTATTTCTGCTCCTGGTATGCCTCAAGGAAGTCCTGGGATGGAGCAAGGTTATGAAGAAGAGTATCCTGTGGTTTTAATGCTTAAAAATGGAGATTATAAAATTTATGGGATCTATAAAGGACATAATTTAATCACGACAAACTAA
- the cfrA gene encoding TonB-dependent ferric enterobactin receptor CfrA, whose translation MKKHCLSFCVASFLVCNALSQEVLLDSSIVSASGFSQDIKEAPATINVISKRDLENKPYRDVAEAIADIPGVDLFASKGKTGSYNITMRGITGYTLILIDGRRQGIGGEVGPNGFNEISNSFLPPISSIERIEVIKGPMSTLYGSEALGGVVNIITKKVSDKWETSVSLDSIFNAHKEWGNTYGTSIYSSGPLMNDHLGLTLRFREFYREQSNVEFSNGSGQRVQGDQAQSPTKANNFNLGTRLNYLVDDYNTLIFDIDFSRNHYDNKKGQLGTLTKPTDKNDGSLTGGYTDTMQVDKLVTYLGHEGVYEDFSITSTLQYNRVSNDGREVIGQANQPFLGQNRDIVAEDIILDTRSVIPLGQSHILSVGGEYRLEKMQDKIANPANFDQYLLAFFAEDEYSIRDDLRFTFGARYNYHEIFGNNISPRAYLVYNPTSELTLKGGVSTGFRTPYANRLIAGAYNYSGQGKYPMYGNPNLKEETSLNYELAAVYNNDLLYISAIGFLTNFKDKISSQKFSKNSMISGIGKCEADTCYQAINHGKVEYKGIELGAGITPIEHLNLDLAYTYLDSEVKDAQDKTVIGKPEVDSLKHNIMLKASYNIFNKFTPWVKGEWQIDRYMGDTNINREYYQDVFLASMGVRYDINKNWNINAAIYNLFDKSFTNDWESYKNKGEDTWVNTYNRIEEGRRIYISINGSF comes from the coding sequence ATGAAAAAACATTGTTTATCATTTTGTGTTGCTAGTTTTTTGGTCTGCAATGCTTTATCGCAAGAAGTTTTATTAGATAGCTCCATAGTAAGTGCTTCTGGTTTTTCTCAAGATATTAAAGAAGCCCCTGCTACTATAAATGTGATTAGTAAAAGAGATTTAGAAAATAAGCCTTATAGAGATGTTGCCGAAGCTATTGCTGATATTCCCGGTGTGGATTTATTTGCTAGCAAAGGAAAAACTGGATCTTATAATATTACCATGAGAGGTATTACTGGATATACTTTAATTTTAATTGATGGGCGCCGTCAAGGGATAGGCGGAGAAGTGGGGCCTAATGGTTTTAATGAAATTTCAAATTCATTCCTACCTCCAATTTCTAGCATAGAAAGAATAGAAGTAATCAAAGGACCAATGAGTACTTTATATGGTTCTGAAGCTTTAGGTGGTGTTGTAAATATCATTACAAAAAAAGTAAGCGATAAATGGGAAACATCAGTTAGTTTAGATAGTATTTTTAATGCGCATAAAGAATGGGGTAATACTTATGGTACAAGCATATATTCTAGCGGTCCATTGATGAATGATCATTTAGGACTTACTTTGCGTTTTAGAGAATTTTATAGGGAGCAATCCAATGTTGAATTTAGCAATGGGAGCGGTCAAAGAGTGCAAGGTGATCAGGCTCAAAGTCCTACAAAAGCCAATAATTTTAATTTAGGAACTCGGTTAAATTATTTAGTAGATGATTATAATACTTTGATATTTGACATTGATTTTTCAAGAAATCATTATGATAACAAAAAAGGCCAACTAGGCACATTAACAAAACCAACAGATAAAAATGATGGCTCTTTAACAGGTGGTTATACAGACACTATGCAAGTGGATAAGTTGGTAACTTATTTAGGTCATGAGGGTGTGTATGAAGATTTTTCGATTACTTCTACCTTGCAGTATAACCGTGTAAGTAACGATGGGCGTGAGGTGATTGGCCAAGCAAATCAGCCATTTCTGGGACAAAATAGAGATATAGTTGCTGAAGATATTATTTTAGATACAAGATCAGTTATACCTTTAGGCCAAAGTCATATTTTAAGCGTTGGTGGTGAATATAGACTTGAAAAAATGCAAGATAAAATCGCTAATCCTGCGAATTTTGATCAATATTTATTGGCTTTTTTTGCAGAAGATGAATATAGCATAAGAGATGATTTGAGATTTACTTTTGGTGCAAGATATAATTATCATGAAATTTTTGGAAATAATATTTCACCAAGAGCTTATTTAGTTTATAATCCTACTAGCGAGCTTACTTTAAAAGGTGGTGTTTCAACGGGTTTTAGAACTCCATATGCTAATAGATTGATAGCTGGTGCTTATAATTATAGTGGACAGGGTAAATATCCTATGTATGGAAATCCAAATCTAAAAGAAGAAACATCGCTTAATTATGAATTAGCCGCTGTTTATAATAATGATTTACTTTATATTTCAGCCATTGGGTTTTTGACAAATTTTAAAGATAAAATTTCTAGTCAAAAATTTAGCAAAAATAGTATGATTTCGGGTATTGGAAAATGTGAAGCTGATACATGTTATCAAGCGATTAATCATGGTAAGGTTGAATATAAGGGTATAGAGCTTGGAGCGGGGATTACTCCTATAGAACATTTAAATTTAGATTTAGCTTACACTTATCTTGATAGTGAAGTAAAAGATGCACAAGATAAGACTGTGATAGGAAAGCCAGAAGTTGATAGTTTAAAACACAATATCATGTTAAAAGCAAGTTATAATATCTTTAATAAATTCACTCCATGGGTAAAAGGTGAGTGGCAAATAGATCGTTATATGGGTGATACAAATATTAATAGAGAATACTATCAAGATGTCTTTTTAGCTTCTATGGGCGTGCGTTATGATATCAATAAAAATTGGAATATTAATGCAGCAATTTATAATCTTTTTGATAAAAGTTTTACAAATGATTGGGAATCTTATAAAAACAAAGGTGAAGATACTTGGGTAAATACTTATAATCGTATAGAAGAGGGAAGAAGAATTTATATTTCAATCAATGGTAGTTTTTAA